In one window of Mauremys reevesii isolate NIE-2019 linkage group 22, ASM1616193v1, whole genome shotgun sequence DNA:
- the NAT14 gene encoding N-acetyltransferase 14 isoform X1, with translation MPMLDPSQLVIREMQEDEEQMVLELLKVWGGASQCLSVRPWSCLSVRPSSNPLPAFSTCPDGFKDTENRLILYVLTRPLALLLLAVVSSGLRFLLNSFVAALLGPVLLTILALKLLLRRSPDLGCLGAYYRSGQRGLWVAVYDGDDVCGCVALQPCPQGVTRTAELRRLAVSRWYRRSGVGRRLLAFLEAQARAQGYERVVLYAAVVTKAAIGLFESSGYRPTGGHSWLGYTILQEFSKEL, from the exons ATGCCCATGCTGGACCCTAGCCAGCTCGTCATCCGTGAGATGCAGGAAGATGAGGAGCAGATGGTTCTGGAGCTGCTAAaggtctggggaggggccagTCAGTGCCTGTCTGTCCGGCCTTggagctgtctgtctgtccgtccaagCTCTAACCCTCTGCCTGCCTTTAGCACCTGCCCT GATGGGTTCAAGGACACGGAGAACCGGCTGATCCTGTATGTCCTGACACGGCCCCTGGCACTGCTGCTCCTGGCCGTGGTGAGCAGCGGCCTCCGCTTCCTGCTCAACTCCTTTGTAGCGGCGCTGCTGGGGCCCGTGCTCCTCACCATCCTGGCCCTCAAGCTGCTGCTGCGGCGCTCGCCGGACCTCGGCTGCCTGGGCGCGTACTACCGCTCGGGGCAGCGTGGGCTCTGGGTGGCGGTGTACGACGGCGACGACGTGTGCGGCTGCGTGGCGCTGCAGCCCTGCCCGCAGGGGGTGACCCGTACGGCTGAGCTGAGGCGCTTGGCTGTCAGCCGCTGGTACCGGCGCTCCGGCGTGGGGCGCCGCCTGCTGGCCTTCCTGGAGGCCCAGGCCCGGGCCCAGGGCTACGAGCGCGTGGTGCTCTACGCTGCTGTGGTCACCAAGGCTGCCATCGGCCTGTTTGAGAGCAGCGGCTACCGCCCCACCGGCGGGCACAGCTGGCTGGGCTACACCATCCTGCAGGAATTCAGCAAGGAGCTCtag
- the NAT14 gene encoding N-acetyltransferase 14 isoform X2: MPMLDPSQLVIREMQEDEEQMVLELLKDGFKDTENRLILYVLTRPLALLLLAVVSSGLRFLLNSFVAALLGPVLLTILALKLLLRRSPDLGCLGAYYRSGQRGLWVAVYDGDDVCGCVALQPCPQGVTRTAELRRLAVSRWYRRSGVGRRLLAFLEAQARAQGYERVVLYAAVVTKAAIGLFESSGYRPTGGHSWLGYTILQEFSKEL, encoded by the exons ATGCCCATGCTGGACCCTAGCCAGCTCGTCATCCGTGAGATGCAGGAAGATGAGGAGCAGATGGTTCTGGAGCTGCTAAag GATGGGTTCAAGGACACGGAGAACCGGCTGATCCTGTATGTCCTGACACGGCCCCTGGCACTGCTGCTCCTGGCCGTGGTGAGCAGCGGCCTCCGCTTCCTGCTCAACTCCTTTGTAGCGGCGCTGCTGGGGCCCGTGCTCCTCACCATCCTGGCCCTCAAGCTGCTGCTGCGGCGCTCGCCGGACCTCGGCTGCCTGGGCGCGTACTACCGCTCGGGGCAGCGTGGGCTCTGGGTGGCGGTGTACGACGGCGACGACGTGTGCGGCTGCGTGGCGCTGCAGCCCTGCCCGCAGGGGGTGACCCGTACGGCTGAGCTGAGGCGCTTGGCTGTCAGCCGCTGGTACCGGCGCTCCGGCGTGGGGCGCCGCCTGCTGGCCTTCCTGGAGGCCCAGGCCCGGGCCCAGGGCTACGAGCGCGTGGTGCTCTACGCTGCTGTGGTCACCAAGGCTGCCATCGGCCTGTTTGAGAGCAGCGGCTACCGCCCCACCGGCGGGCACAGCTGGCTGGGCTACACCATCCTGCAGGAATTCAGCAAGGAGCTCtag
- the ZNF628 gene encoding zinc finger protein 628 isoform X2, whose translation MVGAQQLEMTEMQPAPMPQPGTSDHQYECLECGKVFKWSSRLIHHQRTHTGERPYKCSECPKAFKGSSALLYHQRSHTGERPYKCADCGKAFKRSSLLQIHQSVHTGLRAFKCALCGMAFKWSSHYQYHVRQHTGERPYKCTLCEKAFKNSSSLRRHRNIHTGERPYVCTACGKAFTQSTNLRQHQRIHTGERPYQCTECPKTFTHSSNLLLHQRTHTGGRAHKCQACGKAFISDAYLQKHLQTHAAKPLTPYGEAELDCTPAELFLAPAEPVETVEMLWKCGECELTFPSEELLLGHQQSHLTPAAPVEPPVPPLYSCPTCGKAFKNGSGLARHQHSHVGERPYKCSICEKTFVQLSSLLGHQRSHPAEQQLIQAEAEVTCPQTAAEPVPPPVPPEVAERPYKCTECGKAFKGSSGLRYHLRDHTGERPYKCSECGKAFKRSSLLSIHQRVHTGLRAFKCAECGLTFKWSSHYQYHLRLHTGERPYGCADCGKAFKNTSCLRRHRQLHTGERPFACLVCGKAFTQTSNLRQHQRTHTGERPYSCQECGKSFTHSSNLQLHQRTHSSERPFKCSICAKGFVMASYLQRHLRTHATEAKGEGPAPGLPAPPATQEVHIVPNLQATLNLEVGTAPSAPNSQTFLLVHTAQGLQLIPSVQQSPQKLLLLPSPQLVPTQQKVPILQNTPNFTLVPSSPLAPSNPAPRQQSKARKPAAPGNPQNIILVPGGGPALPSVQIQALPGTQRAPVLPAGQNIIVLQNVAEQPPAEVSGVRIQAQPQEVASIQLQALQPPPAEASSMQALPQPPELGSMQLQTLAQPLPAGGEEQPLPCSSALPGTVGSGPEVPGLQESQDLLVVQSGPGEELLGSGGEVGVHLETLQTEEGVQSVLVLRGADGEQTRLCVQEVENLQELPPDSGVGGLAPSSGQKLFIIRSAPGEQTLQVLENVGSGSGVVRGGPPGGQPSTTSTQMVQLLPSPVPPPQELPSIQIVQTVPSVQLVHTF comes from the coding sequence ATGGTGGGAGCCCAGCAGCTGGAGATGACGGAGATGCAGCCAGCACCAATGCCACAGCCAGGCACCAGCGACCACCAGTATGAGTGTCTGGAGTGTGGCAAGGTGTTCAAGTGGTCATCGCGGCTGATTCACCACCAGCGCACGCACACGGGTGAGCGCCCCTACAAGTGCTCCGAGTGCCCCAAGGCCTTCAAGGGTTCATCAGCGCTGCTCTACCACCAGCGCAGCCACACAGGCGAACGCCCCTACAAGTGTGCTGACTGCGGCAAGGCCTTCAAACGCTCGTCGCTGCTGCAGATCCACCAGAGCGTGCATACCGGCCTGCGCGCCTTCAAGTGTGCTCTGTGTGGCATGGCCTTCAAGTGGTCATCACACTACCAGTACCATGTGCGCCAGCACACAGGCGAGCGCCCCTACAAGTGCACGTTGTGTGAGAAGGCCTTCAAGAACTCGTCCAGCCTGCGACGCCACCGCAACATCCACACGGGTGAGCGCCCCTATGTCTGCACCGCCTGCGGGAAGGCCTTCACCCAGTCCACCAACCTGCGGCagcaccagcgcatccacacAGGCGAGCGACCCTACCAGTGTACCGAGTGCCCCAAGACCTTCACCCACTCCTCCAATCTGCTGTtgcaccagcgcacccacaccggGGGCCGGGCCCACAAGTGCCAGGCCTGCGGCAAGGCCTTCATCTCGGACGCCTACCTGCAGAAACACCTGCAGACACACGCGGCCAAGCCGCTGACACCCTATGGCGAGGCGGAGCTGGACTGCACACCGGCCGAGCTCTTCCTGGCTCCGGCCGAGCCAGTAGAGACGGTGGAGATGCTGTGGAAGTGTGGGGAATGCGAGCTGACCTTCCCCagcgaggagctgctgctgggccaCCAGCAGAGCCACCTGACCCCCGCTGCACCCGTTGAGCCGCCCGTCCCGCCACTCTACTCCTGCCCTACCTGTGGCAAGGCCTTCAAGAATGGCTCAGGCCTGGCACGCCACCAGCACAGCCACGTGGGTGAGCGCCCCTACAAGTGTTCCATCTGCGAGAAGACATTTGTGCAGCTCTCCAGTCTGCTGGGGCACCAGCGAAGCCACCCGGCCGAGCAGCAGCTCATCCAGGCTGAGGCCGAGGTCACCTGTCCCCAGACCGCAGCCGAGCCGGTCCCGCCCCCCGTGCCTCCCGAGGTGGCTGAGCGCCCCTACAAGTGCACGGAGTGCGGCAAGGCCTTCAAAGGCTCATCGGGGCTGCGCTACCACCTGCGTGACCACACCGGCGAGCGCCCCTATAAGTGCTCGGAGTGCGGCAAGGCCTTCAAGCGCTCCTCACTGCTGTCCATCCACCAGCGTGTGCACACCGGCCTGCGCGCCTTCAAGTGTGCCGAGTGCGGCCTCACCTTCAAGTGGTCGTCGCATTACCAGTACCACCTGCGCCTGCACACAGGCGAGCGCCCCTATGGCTGTGCCGACTGCGGCAAGGCCTTCAAGAACACCTCGTGCCTGCGGCGGCACCGCCAGCTGCACACAGGTGAGCGCCCCTTCGCCTGCCTGGTGTGCGGCAAGGCCTTCACCCAGACCTCCAACCTGCGGCagcaccagcgcacccacacggGCGAGCGCCCTTACAGCTGCCAGGAGTGTGGCAAGAGCTTCACCCACTCCTCCAACTTGCAGCTCCACCAGCGCACGCACTCCAGCGAGCGCCCCTTCAAGTGCTCCATTTGTGCCAAGGGCTTCGTCATGGCCTCCTACCTGCAGCGCCACCTGCGCACCCATGCCACTGAGGCCAAGGGGGAGGGCCCAGCCCCAGGccttcctgccccacctgccacccaggAGGTGCACATTGTGCCCAACCTGCAGGCCACCCTCAACCTGGAGGTGGGCACCGCCCCCAGTGCCCCCAACTCGCAAACCTTTCTGCTGGTGCACACGgctcaggggctgcagctcaTCCCCAGcgtccagcagagcccccagaAGCTGCTGCTTCTGCCGAGCCCGCAGCTGGTGCCCACGCAGCAGAAAGTGCCCATCCTCCAGAACACCCCCAATTTCACTCTGGTGCCCAGCAGCCCTTTGGCCCCAAGCAACCCTGCCCCGCGCCAGCAGAGCAAGGCTAGGAAGCCGGCAGCGCCTGGCAACCCCCAGAACATTATCCTAGTGCCAGGAGGTGGGCCGGCGTTGCCCAGTGTGCAGATCCAGGCGCTGCCAGGCACACAGCGGGCACCGGTCCTCCCGGCTGGGCAGAACATCATCGTGCTGCAGAACGTGGCTGAGCAGCCCCCTGCAGAGGTGTCTGGTGTCCGGATCCAGGCTCAGCCTCAGGAGGTGGCCAGCATCCAGCTGCAGGCCCTGCAACCACCCCCTGCTGAGGCATCCAGCATGCAGGCTCTGCCTCAGCCCCCAGAACTGGGCAGCATGCAGCTGCAAACCCTGGcgcagcctctcccagcagggggtgaggAGCAGCCCCTGCCTTGCTCCTCAGCACTTCCGGGCACCGTGGGTTCTGGGCCAGAGGtgccaggcctgcaggagagccAGGACCTGCTGGTGGTGCAGAGCGGGccaggggaggagctgctggggtCAGGTGGCGAGGTAGGTGTGCATCTGGAGACACTTCAGacagaggagggggtgcagagcgtGCTGGTGCTGCGTGGCGCTGACGGTGAGCAGACCCGACTCTGTGTGCAGGAGGTGGAGAATCTGCAGGAGCTGCCCCCagacagtggggtggggggcctgGCACCATCCTCAGGGCAGAAGCTCTTCATCATTCGCAGTGCACCCGGTGAGCAAACCCTGCAAGTGCTGGAGAATGTGGGCTCTGGCAGTGGCGTGGTGCGGGGGGGGCCACCTGGTGGGCAGCCCTCTACCACCAGCACTCAGATGGTACAGCTGCTGCCAAGTCCAGTGCCACCCCCACAGGAACTGCCCTCCATCCAGATTGTGCAAACGGTGCCCAGCGTGCAGCTGGTTCACACCTTCTGA
- the ZNF628 gene encoding zinc finger protein 628 isoform X1, translating to MWFSFVTSSKFPAKILFGSQKSLLDLLTATTSQTRGSRISRLCSQGTRLSPTQQQDASWLVLPKWGQHPLRLEMVGAQQLEMTEMQPAPMPQPGTSDHQYECLECGKVFKWSSRLIHHQRTHTGERPYKCSECPKAFKGSSALLYHQRSHTGERPYKCADCGKAFKRSSLLQIHQSVHTGLRAFKCALCGMAFKWSSHYQYHVRQHTGERPYKCTLCEKAFKNSSSLRRHRNIHTGERPYVCTACGKAFTQSTNLRQHQRIHTGERPYQCTECPKTFTHSSNLLLHQRTHTGGRAHKCQACGKAFISDAYLQKHLQTHAAKPLTPYGEAELDCTPAELFLAPAEPVETVEMLWKCGECELTFPSEELLLGHQQSHLTPAAPVEPPVPPLYSCPTCGKAFKNGSGLARHQHSHVGERPYKCSICEKTFVQLSSLLGHQRSHPAEQQLIQAEAEVTCPQTAAEPVPPPVPPEVAERPYKCTECGKAFKGSSGLRYHLRDHTGERPYKCSECGKAFKRSSLLSIHQRVHTGLRAFKCAECGLTFKWSSHYQYHLRLHTGERPYGCADCGKAFKNTSCLRRHRQLHTGERPFACLVCGKAFTQTSNLRQHQRTHTGERPYSCQECGKSFTHSSNLQLHQRTHSSERPFKCSICAKGFVMASYLQRHLRTHATEAKGEGPAPGLPAPPATQEVHIVPNLQATLNLEVGTAPSAPNSQTFLLVHTAQGLQLIPSVQQSPQKLLLLPSPQLVPTQQKVPILQNTPNFTLVPSSPLAPSNPAPRQQSKARKPAAPGNPQNIILVPGGGPALPSVQIQALPGTQRAPVLPAGQNIIVLQNVAEQPPAEVSGVRIQAQPQEVASIQLQALQPPPAEASSMQALPQPPELGSMQLQTLAQPLPAGGEEQPLPCSSALPGTVGSGPEVPGLQESQDLLVVQSGPGEELLGSGGEVGVHLETLQTEEGVQSVLVLRGADGEQTRLCVQEVENLQELPPDSGVGGLAPSSGQKLFIIRSAPGEQTLQVLENVGSGSGVVRGGPPGGQPSTTSTQMVQLLPSPVPPPQELPSIQIVQTVPSVQLVHTF from the exons ATGTGGTTCAGCTTTGTGACATCTAGCAAGTTTCCAGCCAAAATCCTGTTTGGATCTCAGAAATCACTGCTAGATTTGTTAACAGCCACCACATCCCAGACCAGAGGCAGCCGCATTTCAAGGCTGTGCTCCCAGGGAACTAGGCTGTCACCAACGCAGCAGCAGGACGCATCTTGGCTGGTACTTCCAAAGTGGGGTCAGCATCCACTCAG GCTTGAGATGGTGGGAGCCCAGCAGCTGGAGATGACGGAGATGCAGCCAGCACCAATGCCACAGCCAGGCACCAGCGACCACCAGTATGAGTGTCTGGAGTGTGGCAAGGTGTTCAAGTGGTCATCGCGGCTGATTCACCACCAGCGCACGCACACGGGTGAGCGCCCCTACAAGTGCTCCGAGTGCCCCAAGGCCTTCAAGGGTTCATCAGCGCTGCTCTACCACCAGCGCAGCCACACAGGCGAACGCCCCTACAAGTGTGCTGACTGCGGCAAGGCCTTCAAACGCTCGTCGCTGCTGCAGATCCACCAGAGCGTGCATACCGGCCTGCGCGCCTTCAAGTGTGCTCTGTGTGGCATGGCCTTCAAGTGGTCATCACACTACCAGTACCATGTGCGCCAGCACACAGGCGAGCGCCCCTACAAGTGCACGTTGTGTGAGAAGGCCTTCAAGAACTCGTCCAGCCTGCGACGCCACCGCAACATCCACACGGGTGAGCGCCCCTATGTCTGCACCGCCTGCGGGAAGGCCTTCACCCAGTCCACCAACCTGCGGCagcaccagcgcatccacacAGGCGAGCGACCCTACCAGTGTACCGAGTGCCCCAAGACCTTCACCCACTCCTCCAATCTGCTGTtgcaccagcgcacccacaccggGGGCCGGGCCCACAAGTGCCAGGCCTGCGGCAAGGCCTTCATCTCGGACGCCTACCTGCAGAAACACCTGCAGACACACGCGGCCAAGCCGCTGACACCCTATGGCGAGGCGGAGCTGGACTGCACACCGGCCGAGCTCTTCCTGGCTCCGGCCGAGCCAGTAGAGACGGTGGAGATGCTGTGGAAGTGTGGGGAATGCGAGCTGACCTTCCCCagcgaggagctgctgctgggccaCCAGCAGAGCCACCTGACCCCCGCTGCACCCGTTGAGCCGCCCGTCCCGCCACTCTACTCCTGCCCTACCTGTGGCAAGGCCTTCAAGAATGGCTCAGGCCTGGCACGCCACCAGCACAGCCACGTGGGTGAGCGCCCCTACAAGTGTTCCATCTGCGAGAAGACATTTGTGCAGCTCTCCAGTCTGCTGGGGCACCAGCGAAGCCACCCGGCCGAGCAGCAGCTCATCCAGGCTGAGGCCGAGGTCACCTGTCCCCAGACCGCAGCCGAGCCGGTCCCGCCCCCCGTGCCTCCCGAGGTGGCTGAGCGCCCCTACAAGTGCACGGAGTGCGGCAAGGCCTTCAAAGGCTCATCGGGGCTGCGCTACCACCTGCGTGACCACACCGGCGAGCGCCCCTATAAGTGCTCGGAGTGCGGCAAGGCCTTCAAGCGCTCCTCACTGCTGTCCATCCACCAGCGTGTGCACACCGGCCTGCGCGCCTTCAAGTGTGCCGAGTGCGGCCTCACCTTCAAGTGGTCGTCGCATTACCAGTACCACCTGCGCCTGCACACAGGCGAGCGCCCCTATGGCTGTGCCGACTGCGGCAAGGCCTTCAAGAACACCTCGTGCCTGCGGCGGCACCGCCAGCTGCACACAGGTGAGCGCCCCTTCGCCTGCCTGGTGTGCGGCAAGGCCTTCACCCAGACCTCCAACCTGCGGCagcaccagcgcacccacacggGCGAGCGCCCTTACAGCTGCCAGGAGTGTGGCAAGAGCTTCACCCACTCCTCCAACTTGCAGCTCCACCAGCGCACGCACTCCAGCGAGCGCCCCTTCAAGTGCTCCATTTGTGCCAAGGGCTTCGTCATGGCCTCCTACCTGCAGCGCCACCTGCGCACCCATGCCACTGAGGCCAAGGGGGAGGGCCCAGCCCCAGGccttcctgccccacctgccacccaggAGGTGCACATTGTGCCCAACCTGCAGGCCACCCTCAACCTGGAGGTGGGCACCGCCCCCAGTGCCCCCAACTCGCAAACCTTTCTGCTGGTGCACACGgctcaggggctgcagctcaTCCCCAGcgtccagcagagcccccagaAGCTGCTGCTTCTGCCGAGCCCGCAGCTGGTGCCCACGCAGCAGAAAGTGCCCATCCTCCAGAACACCCCCAATTTCACTCTGGTGCCCAGCAGCCCTTTGGCCCCAAGCAACCCTGCCCCGCGCCAGCAGAGCAAGGCTAGGAAGCCGGCAGCGCCTGGCAACCCCCAGAACATTATCCTAGTGCCAGGAGGTGGGCCGGCGTTGCCCAGTGTGCAGATCCAGGCGCTGCCAGGCACACAGCGGGCACCGGTCCTCCCGGCTGGGCAGAACATCATCGTGCTGCAGAACGTGGCTGAGCAGCCCCCTGCAGAGGTGTCTGGTGTCCGGATCCAGGCTCAGCCTCAGGAGGTGGCCAGCATCCAGCTGCAGGCCCTGCAACCACCCCCTGCTGAGGCATCCAGCATGCAGGCTCTGCCTCAGCCCCCAGAACTGGGCAGCATGCAGCTGCAAACCCTGGcgcagcctctcccagcagggggtgaggAGCAGCCCCTGCCTTGCTCCTCAGCACTTCCGGGCACCGTGGGTTCTGGGCCAGAGGtgccaggcctgcaggagagccAGGACCTGCTGGTGGTGCAGAGCGGGccaggggaggagctgctggggtCAGGTGGCGAGGTAGGTGTGCATCTGGAGACACTTCAGacagaggagggggtgcagagcgtGCTGGTGCTGCGTGGCGCTGACGGTGAGCAGACCCGACTCTGTGTGCAGGAGGTGGAGAATCTGCAGGAGCTGCCCCCagacagtggggtggggggcctgGCACCATCCTCAGGGCAGAAGCTCTTCATCATTCGCAGTGCACCCGGTGAGCAAACCCTGCAAGTGCTGGAGAATGTGGGCTCTGGCAGTGGCGTGGTGCGGGGGGGGCCACCTGGTGGGCAGCCCTCTACCACCAGCACTCAGATGGTACAGCTGCTGCCAAGTCCAGTGCCACCCCCACAGGAACTGCCCTCCATCCAGATTGTGCAAACGGTGCCCAGCGTGCAGCTGGTTCACACCTTCTGA